The Pseudomonadota bacterium genome has a window encoding:
- a CDS encoding NAD(P)/FAD-dependent oxidoreductase, giving the protein MGKRKTQIVVVGGGAGGLELVRKLGAKYGREQHDIILVDCNLTHVWKPLLHEVAAGSLDANMDEVGYGGHAVRWGYRFFHGALESINREKQQITTAPLLDDEGEEIIGRHVIRYDYLVLAFGGISNDFGVPGVREHAHFLEHRGHADGFRQRLLNACLRANHAHQTGKGDVDVRICIIGAGATGVELAAELYNAASSLRTYGLEVFDEDKLKVTLLEAGPRILPQLDEDLAATARHELERLGVEVHASTQVTGVHADHVETRSGGRIAADLIVWAAGVKGSDGVAQMSDLELNRLDQFVVRPTLQTSMDDRVFALGDCASCTLPGAEKPIPPRAQSAHQMASLVFDNLVRVQKGQPLKDFVYRDRGSLVSLSRFSALGSLMGNLVGGRMAIEGRLARWAYQSLYRLHLLAIHGYLRGAMLIVIGRVNQIVRPKFKLH; this is encoded by the coding sequence GTGGGCAAGCGCAAAACGCAAATTGTCGTGGTTGGCGGTGGCGCCGGCGGACTGGAGCTGGTCCGCAAACTGGGCGCCAAATATGGCCGCGAACAGCATGACATCATTCTCGTCGACTGCAATCTGACACATGTATGGAAGCCGCTGCTGCACGAAGTCGCGGCAGGCTCGCTCGACGCCAATATGGATGAGGTCGGCTATGGCGGCCATGCAGTGCGATGGGGTTATCGCTTCTTCCATGGCGCACTGGAATCGATCAACCGGGAAAAGCAGCAGATCACCACAGCACCGCTGCTCGATGATGAGGGTGAAGAGATTATCGGTCGGCACGTCATCCGTTATGATTATCTGGTGCTGGCCTTTGGCGGCATTTCCAATGATTTCGGTGTGCCCGGGGTGCGTGAGCATGCGCATTTTCTTGAGCATCGCGGCCATGCCGACGGCTTTCGCCAGCGCTTGCTCAACGCCTGTCTGCGGGCCAATCATGCGCACCAGACAGGCAAGGGCGATGTCGATGTCCGTATCTGCATTATCGGGGCAGGTGCCACCGGCGTAGAGCTCGCTGCCGAGCTCTATAATGCAGCCAGTTCATTGCGCACCTATGGGCTGGAAGTGTTCGACGAGGACAAGCTGAAAGTGACCTTGCTGGAAGCCGGGCCGCGCATATTGCCGCAACTGGACGAAGATCTTGCCGCGACCGCGCGACATGAGCTGGAGCGGCTCGGTGTCGAGGTCCATGCCTCGACTCAGGTGACGGGTGTCCATGCCGATCATGTCGAGACCAGATCGGGTGGTCGCATTGCGGCTGACCTCATCGTCTGGGCCGCCGGGGTCAAGGGTTCGGACGGAGTTGCCCAGATGAGCGATCTCGAGCTCAACCGGCTCGACCAGTTTGTCGTTCGGCCGACGCTGCAGACCAGCATGGACGACCGGGTTTTCGCGCTTGGCGACTGTGCCTCCTGCACCCTGCCCGGGGCCGAGAAGCCGATCCCGCCTCGCGCCCAGTCGGCACACCAAATGGCCAGCCTGGTGTTCGACAATCTGGTGCGCGTGCAAAAGGGCCAGCCGCTCAAGGATTTCGTTTATCGTGATCGCGGCTCGCTGGTGTCACTCAGCCGGTTTTCCGCTCTGGGCAGCCTGATGGGCAATCTCGTCGGCGGGCGGATGGCGATTGAGGGCCGGCTGGCACGCTGGGCCTATCAGTCGCTCTACCGGCTGCACCTGTTGGCCATTCATGGCTATCTCCGCGGCGCGATGCTGATCGTGATCGGCCGGGTCAACCAGATCGTCCGGCCCAAATTCAAACTGCACTAA
- a CDS encoding Ig-like domain-containing protein gives MRAKFIMAASLMVLGGAVAAQETTTYEYDAQGRLTKSSKSGGPASGTEKCTSYDDAGNRTNHTVNTAGCTVGGTSSGGSSGGSSGGSGGGSSGGSSGGSSGGGNSPPVANPDSYQVSCLPGAYTVTFNDTDADGDPLDIIAVSGPMGARRHSASQIHVDGTYTPGTYVINYTVEDTSGATSSATLTLTWALNPACGGYE, from the coding sequence GTGCGGGCTAAATTTATCATGGCGGCCAGCCTGATGGTGCTGGGCGGGGCGGTGGCCGCGCAGGAAACCACGACCTATGAATATGATGCGCAGGGTCGCCTGACCAAATCCTCCAAATCCGGCGGTCCTGCTTCGGGCACGGAGAAATGCACCAGCTATGATGACGCGGGCAACCGCACCAATCACACGGTCAACACGGCCGGCTGCACAGTTGGTGGTACAAGTTCGGGTGGCAGCAGCGGTGGAAGCTCTGGCGGCAGCGGTGGAGGCTCCAGTGGAGGTAGCTCGGGTGGCAGTTCTGGCGGAGGCAATAGCCCGCCTGTTGCCAATCCCGACAGCTATCAGGTCTCCTGCCTGCCCGGTGCCTATACTGTCACTTTCAACGACACCGATGCCGATGGCGATCCGCTGGATATCATAGCGGTTTCCGGTCCGATGGGCGCGCGCAGGCACAGCGCCTCGCAAATTCATGTGGACGGCACCTATACGCCGGGCACCTACGTCATCAATTACACCGTCGAGGATACGTCCGGTGCCACGTCCAGCGCAACATTGACGCTGACCTGGGCCCTGAACCCTGCCTGTGGCGGGTATGAGTGA
- a CDS encoding peptidylprolyl isomerase has product MRNLLPSLAALPLVCAVSAVAVQDQEVAPPPSPGQIVAQAAAEEWIAIAASDLLVMELAPDREGNERRVIIQLMPPPFSQGWVRNIRKLAAAKWWDGTSVNRVQDNYVVQWGDADYDNPESEGEAKSLPEDLEVVPESEYLQPKAQELFVMTEPGIPEPDPFQPIVDPITPIPADKDAYSEAAGFWKGWPLGADARRLGSTWPVHCYGMVGVGRNLSPDTGTGAELYTVIGHAPRHLDRNIALVARIIEGIEHLSSLPRGKGQLGFYEDPARRVPITSIRLVSALPEADQPRFEYLDTEAETFARYAEARANRRDPFFNVPAGGADICNIPVPVRRVTESGE; this is encoded by the coding sequence ATGAGAAATCTTCTACCGTCGCTCGCCGCATTGCCGCTTGTCTGCGCCGTTTCCGCTGTCGCCGTTCAGGATCAGGAGGTGGCGCCTCCACCATCACCGGGCCAGATAGTCGCACAGGCTGCAGCGGAGGAATGGATCGCCATTGCCGCCAGCGACCTGCTGGTGATGGAGCTTGCACCAGACCGCGAAGGCAATGAAAGACGCGTCATCATCCAGCTGATGCCGCCGCCGTTCAGCCAGGGCTGGGTGCGCAATATCCGCAAGCTGGCCGCGGCGAAATGGTGGGATGGCACGAGTGTGAACCGGGTGCAGGACAATTATGTCGTGCAATGGGGCGATGCCGATTATGACAATCCGGAAAGCGAAGGCGAGGCGAAGAGCCTGCCAGAGGATCTGGAGGTGGTGCCGGAGAGTGAATATCTGCAACCCAAGGCGCAGGAGCTATTTGTCATGACCGAGCCTGGCATCCCGGAACCCGATCCGTTTCAGCCGATTGTAGACCCGATCACCCCTATTCCGGCCGATAAAGACGCTTATTCTGAGGCGGCTGGCTTTTGGAAGGGCTGGCCATTGGGTGCTGATGCACGCCGTCTTGGATCAACCTGGCCTGTCCATTGCTATGGTATGGTCGGTGTCGGTCGCAATCTCTCGCCCGATACCGGCACCGGTGCCGAGCTCTATACCGTGATCGGGCATGCACCGCGGCACCTGGATCGCAATATCGCACTGGTCGCGCGGATTATCGAGGGGATAGAGCATCTCTCCAGCCTGCCGCGCGGCAAGGGGCAGCTTGGTTTTTACGAGGACCCGGCCAGACGCGTGCCGATCACATCGATACGGCTGGTCAGTGCATTGCCCGAGGCAGACCAGCCGCGCTTCGAATATCTCGATACCGAGGCCGAGACCTTTGCCCGCTATGCGGAAGCGCGGGCCAATCGCCGTGACCCGTTTTTCAATGTACCTGCCGGCGGCGCGGATATTTGCAATATCCCTGTCCCTGTTCGGCGGGTGACTGAAAGCGGAGAATGA
- a CDS encoding DUF1905 domain-containing protein yields MSGESFTASGELWLWHPETGKGSWHFLTISGDTATAIRDAAIINRLELGLPKKRGWGAVKVEVTIGDSVWQTSVFPASKTGEWLLPVKAEVRKAEGLVAGDEVRISLALI; encoded by the coding sequence ATGAGCGGCGAGAGCTTCACAGCATCGGGCGAACTCTGGCTATGGCATCCGGAAACCGGCAAGGGCAGCTGGCATTTCCTGACCATATCGGGCGACACCGCAACGGCGATACGCGATGCCGCCATCATCAACCGGCTCGAGCTCGGCTTACCCAAAAAGCGCGGGTGGGGCGCGGTCAAGGTCGAGGTGACGATTGGCGACAGTGTCTGGCAGACCTCGGTCTTTCCCGCCAGCAAGACCGGTGAATGGCTTCTCCCTGTCAAGGCGGAGGTGCGCAAGGCTGAGGGGCTGGTTGCTGGCGACGAAGTGCGGATTTCGCTCGCCCTGATATAA
- the ald gene encoding alanine dehydrogenase: protein MRVGTPKEIKNHEYRVGLTPESVRELVEHGHEVQVERSAGMGIGATDEDYRAAGAQLVDSAEQLFTECDMVVKVKEPQAVERAMLRQGQILYTYLHLAPDPEQTADLVRSGATCIAYETVTGKGGLPLLKPMSQVAGRMSIQAGATALEKAHGGRGVLLGGVPGVSPAKVTVIGGGVVGFNAAQMAAGLGADVTILDRDPEVLEKLGNYFEARAKTRFSNVANLAECVAEADLVIGAVLIPGAAAPKLVTRDMLSTMKPGAVLADVAIDQGGCFETSRPTTHAEPTYVIDDIVHYCVANMPGAVSRTSTYALNNVTLPHALRIADLGWKDAMRHDPDLAQGLNVWNGHVTYEAVARDLGYPHKAVEEVLD, encoded by the coding sequence ATGCGCGTTGGCACTCCCAAGGAAATCAAGAATCATGAATATCGCGTCGGCCTGACACCCGAAAGCGTTCGCGAACTGGTCGAACATGGCCATGAAGTTCAGGTCGAGCGCTCCGCCGGCATGGGCATTGGCGCCACCGATGAAGATTATCGTGCCGCTGGCGCACAGCTGGTAGACAGCGCCGAGCAGCTGTTCACCGAATGCGACATGGTGGTCAAGGTCAAGGAGCCACAAGCGGTGGAGCGCGCCATGCTGCGCCAGGGGCAGATTCTCTATACCTATCTCCATCTCGCCCCCGATCCGGAACAGACCGCCGATCTGGTCAGGTCCGGGGCCACCTGCATCGCCTATGAGACGGTGACCGGCAAGGGTGGCCTGCCGCTGCTCAAGCCGATGAGCCAGGTCGCCGGGCGGATGTCGATCCAGGCTGGAGCCACGGCATTGGAAAAGGCGCATGGCGGTCGCGGTGTGCTTCTTGGCGGTGTGCCCGGCGTCTCGCCGGCCAAGGTAACGGTGATTGGCGGTGGTGTGGTTGGTTTCAACGCGGCGCAAATGGCCGCCGGTCTTGGCGCCGATGTCACCATCCTCGATCGTGACCCTGAAGTTCTGGAAAAGCTCGGCAATTATTTTGAAGCCCGTGCCAAGACACGCTTTTCCAATGTTGCCAATCTTGCCGAATGTGTCGCCGAGGCCGATCTGGTCATCGGTGCGGTGCTGATCCCGGGCGCGGCGGCGCCCAAGCTGGTCACGCGCGACATGCTGTCGACGATGAAACCCGGTGCGGTGCTGGCCGATGTGGCTATCGACCAGGGCGGCTGTTTTGAGACATCGCGCCCCACCACCCATGCGGAGCCAACCTATGTCATTGATGACATCGTCCATTATTGCGTCGCCAATATGCCAGGGGCGGTGTCGCGCACCTCGACCTATGCGCTCAACAATGTCACTTTGCCGCACGCTTTGCGTATCGCCGATCTCGGCTGGAAAGATGCAATGCGCCATGATCCTGATCTTGCCCAGGGGCTCAATGTGTGGAACGGTCATGTGACCTATGAAGCGGTGGCTCGCGATCTGGGCTATCCGCACAAGGCGGTTGAAGAAGTGCTCGATTGA
- a CDS encoding oxidoreductase, which yields MSDSSQQPVNSGFDRSSEPDDVLTGIDLAGKLAVVTGGYSGIGLETVRALAARGVKVLIPVRDPAKAEAALANVQGDVATAAMDLADLASVRALADQVISEWDRLDLLINNAGIMACPEMRTAEGWEMQFAVNHIGHFVLAKGLMPLLQKAETPRVVALSSTGHKQSPIRWDDPFFTRQPYDKWQAYGQSKTANALFARGFNARLSESGGRVFSVHPGGIATPLQRHLHDEEMVALGWKDESGDWSANAKEMFKSTTQGCSTTLWAATSPMLAEKGGQYCEDCDIAALSDPDNPVRYRNVETYACDDAAAERLWTMTEQLLA from the coding sequence ATGAGCGACAGCAGCCAGCAACCCGTCAATTCCGGATTTGACCGGTCCAGCGAGCCCGATGATGTGCTCACCGGCATTGACCTTGCGGGAAAGTTGGCGGTCGTCACCGGCGGCTATTCGGGTATTGGTCTGGAAACGGTGCGGGCACTGGCGGCGCGCGGAGTCAAGGTGCTGATACCGGTGCGCGACCCGGCCAAGGCCGAAGCTGCGCTCGCCAATGTCCAAGGCGATGTCGCCACTGCGGCAATGGATCTTGCCGATCTGGCGTCGGTGCGTGCCCTTGCCGATCAGGTCATTAGCGAGTGGGACAGACTCGACCTGCTGATCAACAATGCCGGGATCATGGCGTGCCCGGAAATGCGTACCGCTGAGGGTTGGGAGATGCAGTTTGCGGTCAACCATATCGGCCATTTTGTGTTGGCAAAGGGTCTGATGCCGCTGCTGCAAAAGGCCGAGACGCCGCGGGTGGTCGCGCTGTCCTCAACCGGGCACAAGCAATCCCCCATTCGCTGGGATGACCCGTTTTTCACCCGACAGCCCTATGACAAATGGCAGGCCTATGGTCAGTCCAAGACCGCCAATGCGCTGTTTGCGCGGGGCTTTAATGCGCGTTTGAGTGAGAGCGGTGGTCGGGTCTTTTCGGTGCATCCCGGCGGTATCGCGACGCCATTGCAGCGGCATCTGCATGACGAGGAAATGGTGGCGCTGGGCTGGAAGGATGAAAGCGGTGACTGGTCGGCCAATGCCAAGGAGATGTTCAAATCAACCACACAGGGTTGCAGCACCACGCTATGGGCGGCGACAAGCCCGATGCTGGCGGAAAAGGGGGGGCAATATTGCGAGGACTGCGATATTGCCGCGCTGAGCGATCCGGACAATCCGGTGCGCTACCGGAATGTCGAGACTTATGCCTGTGACGATGCCGCGGCAGAGCGGCTGTGGACGATGACCGAGCAATTGCTGGCCTGA
- the infC gene encoding translation initiation factor IF-3 — MNRRGPSAPPKNGPRFNDFIQSPNVRVIDDQGENLGVMRTEEAIERARDVGLDLVEVSPNADPPVAKFLDVGKFKYEAQKKANAARKSQKTQDIKEIKMRPNIDDHDYMVKMKKVHQFIEHGDKVKVTLRFRGREMSHQQLGMQLLQRVQEDTKEDAKVEAYPRLEGRQMLMVLSPK, encoded by the coding sequence ATAAACCGCCGTGGACCGTCCGCACCGCCCAAGAACGGCCCGCGCTTCAACGATTTTATCCAGTCGCCCAACGTACGCGTCATTGATGACCAGGGTGAGAATCTGGGCGTAATGCGCACCGAAGAAGCGATCGAACGGGCCCGCGATGTCGGCCTAGATCTCGTCGAAGTCTCCCCCAATGCAGATCCGCCAGTGGCCAAATTCCTCGATGTCGGCAAGTTCAAATATGAGGCCCAGAAAAAGGCCAATGCCGCGCGCAAATCACAAAAGACACAGGATATCAAAGAGATAAAGATGCGCCCCAATATCGATGACCATGATTATATGGTCAAGATGAAGAAGGTGCACCAGTTTATCGAACATGGCGACAAGGTGAAGGTTACACTGCGTTTCCGCGGCCGTGAAATGTCGCACCAGCAGCTCGGTATGCAGTTGCTGCAGCGGGTGCAGGAAGACACCAAGGAGGACGCCAAGGTCGAAGCCTATCCACGCCTCGAAGGGCGTCAGATGCTCATGGTGCTGTCACCGAAATAA
- a CDS encoding DUF305 domain-containing protein: MKRALILTAILALSLSGCLKDKSTMPEEQPADPNVAETTELNAPQQAYTEANARMHAGMGVIDADADIAFIQGMIPHHQGAVDMANIVLEHGDDEEAKELARNIIKAQEEEIAWMRNWLKERGLSEVEPVAVDHSAMGH; this comes from the coding sequence ATGAAAAGGGCATTGATATTGACAGCGATACTCGCCTTGAGCCTCAGCGGATGCCTCAAGGATAAGAGCACCATGCCGGAAGAGCAGCCGGCTGACCCAAATGTTGCGGAAACCACCGAACTCAATGCGCCACAACAGGCCTATACCGAAGCCAATGCCCGGATGCATGCGGGCATGGGCGTGATCGACGCCGATGCCGATATCGCTTTTATCCAGGGCATGATCCCGCACCATCAGGGCGCGGTCGACATGGCCAATATCGTGCTCGAACATGGCGATGACGAGGAGGCCAAGGAGCTGGCGCGCAATATCATCAAGGCGCAGGAAGAGGAAATTGCGTGGATGCGCAACTGGCTCAAGGAGCGCGGTCTTTCCGAAGTCGAGCCGGTAGCGGTTGACCATAGTGCCATGGGGCACTGA
- the thrS gene encoding threonine--tRNA ligase gives MTEMIKITLPDGSAREVASGTTPAQIAADIGPGLAKAAMAARVGGEVRDIMRPLDSDTDLALITNRDEEDALELVRHDYAHVLAEAVQALWPGTQITFGPATEDGFYYDVMAPASREPFGLDDLPAIEEKMRAIIKADKPLVREVWSRQQLIDKWEKEGETFKAEWAKELPEDEELTVYWSGEPGSEGAWLDMCRGPHLASTGKLDPQAFKLMRVAGAYWRGDQKNAQLTRIYGTGWLNKKQLNAHLHRLEEAAKRDHRKLGRELDLFHFEEFGPGAVFWHPHGWQMFQNLLTYMRRRQERAGYVEVNTPDVMDRSLWETSGHWFNYHEHMFTTQTEDERVFALKPMNCPGGVSLFAHGLKSYRDLPLRMAEFGKVHRYEPSGALHGLMRVRHFTQDDAHIFCTPDQLNDENRAVVELVLDIYREFGFEDVRIKLSTRPENRMGSDEVWDVLEGSLIDTLDAMGLEYSVNEGEGAFYGPKLEFVLRDAIGRDWQCGTLQVDMNLPEAFDIGYIGEDGERHRPVMLHRALFGSLERFIGILIEHYAGKLPLWLAPMQAVVATIVSDADDYAHEVLARLKAAGLRADADLRNEKINYKVREHSLKKVPNLLVVGKQEAEKGSVAWRRLGEKQQQFIPLDEAIEALVTEATPPDLRQLEEEQ, from the coding sequence ATGACAGAGATGATCAAGATCACCCTGCCCGACGGCTCCGCACGTGAAGTCGCATCGGGCACCACGCCGGCACAGATTGCCGCGGATATCGGCCCCGGCCTTGCCAAGGCGGCAATGGCGGCGCGGGTCGGTGGCGAGGTGCGCGATATCATGCGCCCGCTGGATAGTGATACCGATCTGGCGCTGATCACCAATCGCGATGAAGAAGACGCGCTCGAGCTGGTGCGGCATGACTATGCCCATGTGCTGGCCGAGGCGGTGCAGGCTTTATGGCCCGGTACGCAGATCACTTTTGGTCCCGCGACCGAGGATGGCTTTTATTATGACGTGATGGCCCCGGCCTCCCGCGAGCCCTTTGGTCTGGATGACCTGCCTGCGATCGAGGAAAAGATGCGCGCAATTATCAAGGCCGACAAGCCGCTGGTGCGCGAGGTATGGAGCCGTCAGCAGCTGATCGACAAATGGGAAAAGGAAGGCGAGACCTTCAAGGCCGAATGGGCCAAGGAACTGCCCGAGGATGAGGAACTGACGGTCTATTGGTCGGGGGAACCGGGCAGCGAGGGCGCGTGGCTGGATATGTGCCGCGGGCCGCATCTTGCTTCTACGGGCAAGCTCGACCCGCAGGCGTTCAAGCTGATGCGCGTCGCCGGGGCCTATTGGCGCGGTGACCAGAAGAACGCGCAGCTAACGCGGATTTACGGCACGGGCTGGCTCAACAAAAAGCAGTTGAATGCCCATCTGCATCGGCTGGAAGAAGCGGCCAAGCGCGATCATCGCAAGCTGGGCCGCGAGCTGGACCTGTTCCATTTCGAGGAATTCGGCCCGGGCGCGGTCTTCTGGCATCCGCATGGCTGGCAGATGTTCCAGAACCTGCTCACTTATATGCGTCGTCGTCAGGAGCGCGCCGGCTATGTCGAGGTCAATACGCCCGATGTCATGGACCGCAGCTTGTGGGAAACCTCGGGCCACTGGTTCAACTATCATGAGCATATGTTCACGACGCAGACCGAGGATGAGCGCGTCTTTGCGCTGAAGCCGATGAACTGCCCCGGTGGCGTATCGCTGTTTGCGCATGGCCTGAAAAGCTATCGCGACCTGCCGCTGCGCATGGCCGAATTCGGCAAGGTGCACCGCTATGAGCCTTCAGGTGCATTGCATGGCCTGATGCGAGTCCGCCATTTCACGCAGGATGACGCGCATATCTTCTGCACGCCCGACCAGCTCAATGATGAGAACCGCGCTGTGGTCGAGCTTGTGCTCGATATCTATCGCGAGTTCGGCTTTGAGGATGTGCGGATCAAGCTGTCGACGCGGCCGGAAAACCGCATGGGCTCCGATGAAGTCTGGGATGTACTGGAAGGTTCGCTGATCGACACGCTCGATGCGATGGGTCTGGAATATTCGGTCAATGAAGGCGAAGGCGCGTTTTACGGGCCGAAGCTGGAATTCGTGCTGCGCGATGCGATCGGCCGCGATTGGCAATGCGGCACGCTGCAGGTCGATATGAACCTGCCCGAGGCGTTCGATATCGGCTATATCGGCGAGGATGGCGAGCGCCATCGCCCGGTGATGTTGCACCGTGCGCTATTCGGTTCGCTCGAACGGTTCATCGGCATTTTGATCGAGCATTATGCTGGCAAGCTGCCGCTCTGGCTCGCGCCGATGCAGGCCGTGGTCGCGACCATTGTCTCCGATGCCGATGACTATGCGCACGAAGTGCTGGCCAGGCTCAAGGCCGCTGGCTTGCGGGCCGATGCCGATCTGCGCAATGAGAAGATCAATTATAAGGTGCGCGAGCATAGCCTCAAAAAAGTGCCCAACCTGCTGGTCGTCGGCAAGCAGGAGGCGGAGAAGGGCAGTGTCGCGTGGCGCAGGCTGGGTGAGAAGCAGCAGCAATTTATCCCGCTGGATGAGGCCATCGAAGCACTGGTTACCGAAGCCACACCACCAGATTTACGACAGTTAGAGGAGGAACAATAA
- a CDS encoding helix-turn-helix transcriptional regulator, with product MKNRLKVLRAERDWSQADLGTHLGISRQSVNAIEKGRYDPSLPLAFKIADLFGMRIEEIFTPDRSNVG from the coding sequence ATGAAGAACCGGCTGAAAGTGCTGCGCGCCGAGCGCGACTGGTCACAGGCGGATCTGGGCACCCATCTCGGCATATCGCGGCAAAGCGTCAACGCGATCGAGAAAGGCCGCTATGATCCGTCACTGCCACTGGCGTTCAAAATTGCCGATCTGTTCGGCATGCGGATCGAGGAGATTTTTACGCCTGACCGCAGTAATGTCGGCTGA
- a CDS encoding SDR family oxidoreductase: protein MDEDIDQSEKRACLVIGAGDDTGSAIARAFAAKGYIACVSRRPRHSDALDALVRDIEATGGEAVACPVDARDEDEMVALFERIERDIAPLGVVVFNIGANVQFKIRETTGRVYRKVWEMAAFAGFLTGREAAKHMVPRGDGTILFTGATASLRGGPVYSAFAGAKFALRALAQSMARELGPEGVHVAHVVVDGMIDSNFIRQNVSGVDDLRADDRILSPDAIAANYVMLHEQPRSAWTHELDLRPWKEEW from the coding sequence ATGGACGAGGATATTGATCAATCAGAGAAACGCGCCTGCCTGGTTATCGGGGCAGGGGATGATACCGGCAGTGCGATTGCCCGCGCCTTCGCGGCCAAAGGTTATATCGCCTGCGTATCGCGGCGGCCGCGGCATAGTGACGCACTCGATGCGCTGGTGCGCGACATAGAGGCCACAGGCGGCGAGGCTGTGGCCTGTCCGGTGGATGCCCGCGATGAGGACGAAATGGTTGCGCTGTTCGAGCGAATCGAGCGCGATATCGCACCGCTGGGCGTGGTGGTGTTCAATATCGGCGCCAATGTGCAGTTCAAAATCCGCGAGACCACCGGCCGTGTTTATCGCAAGGTGTGGGAGATGGCAGCCTTTGCCGGCTTTCTGACGGGCCGTGAGGCGGCAAAGCACATGGTGCCGCGCGGCGATGGGACGATTTTGTTTACCGGCGCGACCGCGTCATTGCGTGGCGGGCCGGTCTATTCCGCCTTTGCCGGAGCGAAATTCGCGCTGCGGGCGCTGGCGCAGAGCATGGCGCGCGAACTGGGGCCGGAGGGCGTGCATGTCGCGCATGTCGTGGTCGACGGCATGATCGATTCCAATTTCATCCGTCAGAATGTGTCCGGGGTCGATGATCTGCGTGCCGATGACCGTATCCTGTCACCCGATGCCATCGCCGCCAATTATGTCATGCTGCACGAACAGCCGCGCAGCGCCTGGACGCATGAACTCGATCTTAGACCATGGAAGGAAGAGTGGTGA
- a CDS encoding 2-hydroxychromene-2-carboxylate isomerase, producing MPKTVEFIFDFASPNGYLVHCALPAISERTGIGFNYSLALLGGIFKLTGNQAPMVAFADIPKKLAYEQLEIQRFIKQHHVDKFQFNPHFPVNTVRLMRGALVAEKQGRLMDYIEAGLYHMWEAPKAMGDADVYAAAMTESGFDGAALSVAYDDPEIKQALLQRTQNAVDRGVFGIPTFFVGDEMFFGKERLHQVEQAALADTQG from the coding sequence ATGCCGAAAACGGTTGAATTCATCTTCGATTTTGCCAGCCCCAATGGCTATCTGGTGCATTGTGCCCTGCCCGCGATCAGTGAGCGGACGGGGATTGGTTTCAATTACAGCCTGGCACTGCTCGGCGGTATTTTCAAGCTGACCGGCAATCAGGCGCCGATGGTGGCCTTTGCCGACATCCCCAAGAAGCTCGCCTATGAGCAGCTTGAGATACAGCGCTTCATCAAGCAGCACCACGTGGACAAATTTCAGTTCAACCCGCACTTCCCGGTGAATACGGTGCGGCTGATGCGCGGCGCCCTGGTGGCGGAGAAGCAAGGCCGACTGATGGACTATATCGAGGCCGGGCTGTACCATATGTGGGAAGCGCCCAAGGCCATGGGCGATGCCGATGTCTATGCCGCGGCAATGACGGAATCGGGCTTTGACGGCGCGGCGCTGTCGGTGGCCTATGATGATCCCGAAATCAAGCAGGCACTGCTGCAGCGCACCCAGAATGCGGTCGATCGCGGCGTATTCGGCATCCCCACCTTCTTTGTCGGCGACGAGATGTTCTTTGGCAAGGAGCGGCTGCACCAGGTCGAGCAGGCGGCGCTCGCCGACACCCAGGGGTAG